The DNA sequence CGGAAGGTGGGAAGACGTTGTTGACGGTTCATTCGATGTGGAAGCGTGAGATTCAACTGGAGGGCTAACCTCCGTTGAGTCCATGACCATATCGACATGTTCGTCCGATAAAGGTGGCGGGGTGAGAGTGTAGGGTGTGTCCTTGAAGTGCATGCTAAGGAGGCGTAGCACAACGTCGGTGTATGGAATAAAAGGCGTGTCGGGGAAGTCGGTAGAGTTGTGTGGTGACGGATGAGTCGCCATGTTGCATATGTTGCGTACGAGGCGCCAGTTTAAACGACTGTGGAGTGCCGCAGTGCATGGGCAAGGAACTTTCCCATCTGGGCCTCGTACGACCACAACATCTTCACCTATTTTACTATTAGGGTACATTTTTTAATTTTAGATATTTTCACTCACTGTTGTAACGGAACGTGTGATTAGTTGAGTGGTAGAGCTTCTTGTGAGCCTGCTTGGTCTGGGTTGTGTATCGGTAGTAACAGGTAGGTTCGGTACAAAGGCTTTGGTTATTTTGCTTAGATTTTTGGTGTTTTAGTTTAGTTGAGTTACTTTTAATACTCACTAGTGCATTTTACACGTCAAATAAAGCTATCACGACGTGTACAACGATTACTTATACTACAACGAGCAGATGAACGTTGTGGTTGAGATGGAAGTTGGAAAAAAACTGCTTACATACGCGGGTTTGCCTGATCTGGCGACGGTTTCCCAGGATTTTGTCGCGCCAGCAGCAGGTGACATCCCGACATGGCGGATGGAGATGCCGGTGACTCGGCTTTCTGGACCAGATGCCGAGGCTTAAACAATCGTGGGAATTCAGTATCTGCAGGCTTGGACGTGAAGTGGAATATACGGCGGGTAACATACAAGTTCCTATCTAATTCAGGAGCTCAACATGTGAGTAGTTTATGAAAAtttcgaatttcaagtcccAAGGAGTCGTGTGTTCATATCACTACAAAACATGACAGGTAAATTTCCGTACCAGTACGGTTTACACTGCCACAACCCAATTGGGAAACTGGTGAGCGGCAGACGAGAGATGGTCAACCGTTTGGGCTCTAGCAGGTCTGAACGCTCAGAATAGTGGTCTGGAAGGTTAACGTAGGTGATAGAGGGTACACACAATGCCAAAATAATTTTTATTTATGTATTCTTTCGGAAACAAAGTCCAAAGATACCCTAAGGCTCAAAATATCGTGGGAAACAATCGGTTACTGGAGTCTAAAACGAGAGCGAGAAGTCGGGGCAGCTTGTGGAAGTGTAACGAAATGTTTTTAGAGCATAAACAAACATTTCTTGCACCAAACTCAAGAGGAACGGAGGGAAGGACAGACCGACCCAGAGCAAACAGTCGCTTTTTATCGGCCTGCAGCGCTTGCACTAGCTACAGGGAGGTGGAAAAGCACTCTAGAGGTGGAGTGAAGGTGGGCGAGAACGGTTTCCGGACTCGTAGCTTTAAAACGAGCCCAGAACCTCGAAAAACGAGCAGCTGGATGCTAAGTTATGAAGGCCAAATAGCTGCTGGCCTCAAGTTGTGGGTGTGCTTGCGGCACTCCGGGCAGTTTACAGCAAGAGAAATCGTTCCGTCCCTCTCGGGCACCTGGGACGAAATGTTCCCTGGACCCGAAAGAACGTTTCTTCCACCAAGACCGAAAGGAACGGTGGGGTGGACGAGGCGATTATGAGCCAAAAATGCCGATTTTGGGTGCCCAGGCATGCACCGTCCGTCGAAGGGGAAGGGCTGCGAATGGGACCTGGGGTAAGTGGTACCGAATGACGGCCTTTAGGAGGGCTTTGCAACGGAAAAAAAATTGGGGGAAACGGACGAGATTTGGGCGGGATCCAGCGGGTGCCCATATAGGTGCGATATGGGGGGCCGTCTATAAGTAGTAACAATCGTGCATAAAAATCCTGGGTACCCAGGTTTTTTCTCCACAGTATTTGCAGGAAAAGATTGTCGTGCGTAAGTCATAGTCCCCATCGAGTCCGGATCTTCGCAAGAGTTTTGTAAGGTCTAGACTGTTCTGCTTGATCCATTTTAGCGAAAACTCTGCGATTTCAGCCGCGGCGTCATGTAGAGCGTCGATGAAGACCGATATGGTCAATTTCTGCTCTAGTGGTGTGTTCCAGATCGTGTCATCGATGGACCCGAGGATTCCATCCAGAATGAGATCGGAGAGTGGGGGATATATAGTCAACCTGTTTCCGTACTTCTTGTTCTCATAAGCGATCTTGAGTAGTTTGTATCGTGACTTTAGAGAATAACAACGTTCTTTTTCGAGGCGACGGTACTTGAGTCGGCGAAGAACACGAACTAGTTGAGGTTCGAGGTTGTTCCATGCTAAATTTTATTTGAGTACGAAAAAATGAAAATAACGAGGATTGAGGAGAAAATCGGACGTACTTCGTTCCGTGATAGGCTTCGACAGCTCAAACAGACGGTGGTAATAAAATTCCATGTGTCTCAGTTCCTCTGGCCCCCAACCTGACGCAGATAACCTTTTGATAGCTCTGGATTTCGAAATTTCATTCAGCCAACTTAGCAGAGTCAACGTGGAAAAATTGGAATTATACCGACTCTTGACGACGTTCATTTCGGAGTCTCTTTTGTTCTGTACCGCGATTATTACTGTCCCAGATACGACATTGGCTAGCATGCTAAGTGGAAGCGCGTAAGTGAGAAAAAAGAGAATGTAAAATTGTACTATGCTTACGCTCGTGGCCAACTTGAGATGCTGTTCTTTTTCCCTGTTCCAGTTTTCCACTGCAGACCTGTTGCGCTTAATTTCCTTGTACTTGGCGAGATGGTGCTCAAACATCGGAGTAAACCAAAAAGAACCATGGTTCCTGTCGACTTAATGATTATCGCATCAGAGGTTTGGGATGTTCCAAGCACAAGGTCTAAAATAGAAAATAGGCTCACTTGGTCCACAGTAGAAGGGAATATGCTCGACAACCTTCCGTAACTCGCTGTATTTCAGGCGCGCGGGGCGATTTTCGACTCGGTTGTAGTTGATAAACCTAGTAAATACCTCTAGCGACTCGCCAGAAtcaaaaataaaataaaatgtTTCATACAATTGGCTCATGCAATTCTTGTGGATTCGAACTCTACATTCCCAGATAACATTGTCACATGGAGAACGGAGACATGCCTAGAAATTTTGAAATCAAACAAAGTTACAGCGGTAGTTGAAGGCTGTAATACTTGCATAGCAATGGTTATCAAAGAGCAAGCTCGCATATTGGGGTTCATTCAGGTCGGTGGGTAATGGAGGCAGATCCGAGATATTCTCGCGAGCTGTACGCCAGACAGGCAAGGAAGAGCTTGTCATGAGAAACGCTCGGAAAGCTTTGGTCGTCCGGGAAAGATATAGTATATCTCGGGGCCCCAGGTATTTGAACACCTGGGTCGGAAAAGATCCCCGGTATAAGTACAATCATATTATATAGGTAGACTCGTACCTCTATAAAAATGTCCAGCGGGGCCTCTTTAGCTAGCTTCTCCAGTAGTCCACGTTTGCCGCAAGTTCGACGAAAGACATCTGGATTGGCATTCGTAGAGACTTGTTTCGTCTTTGCTCTCTTGACCTTTCTGACTAGATTTCGCTGTACGCCTTCAAGGTTTGAGATGTCCAATTCATCCTGAGTAGCTGATTTGTTGGAGTTGTCGGTTGTGGCCATGAGGGTGGGgggaaaggagaagaaaggggTTAATAGCAACCACCGCGGCGCGCATCACATGTCCAACTTTATCTACGTCTAGTGAAATACTAATAGAGTATGACGTTCAACACGCTTTTGAAGGAAAATGATAAACCCTTTCTTTTCTGTAAAGGAATGACAGACTGAAGTAAACTACTCATCACTTTCCGTGTCATACCCATCACTCCCATCATCCCCACCTTccaccttccccttccccttccgaTCCGTACTTGACCTCGGGCTCCCCGAGTCACCCGAATTAATGAGTTCGACAACAACCTGCCCCCCACCTCTACCCGAAAACTCTGGTATATCCCTCACATACACAGGCTTCCCAGGAACCCAAGGAATTTCCTTCCGAGGATAAGCTGAAACGAGACGGAATCCCCACCACGTAGCGGGGTCTTCTGTGGTCGATTCCAAGTTTTGCATGAGGGTTTGAATGGCTTCGTGTACGTTTGTCGAAGACGGGAACGCAgaaaaagaggaggaagagcctTCATAAGACCGTGGATCGAAAAGCTGAACATCCACGAACGCATAAACGGACGACAACGTATCTGCATCCCCACGGAACCTTTTAACGACCCTCTTCCCATCTGGCATACGAATGGCAACCCTaacatctccttctccctcttctgaagaagggaaaaaccGATCCCCTAACCACTCCCTCCTCCGTGCTCTCTCCCGAACTCTCCTCTCGGCGGATTCTCTCTCAActtgcttcttcctctcttcctcctctttctcCCGTTTTTCCCGTTCCTCAACGcgcttcttctcttcatcctcttgaATCTTTTTCAAAATCCTCTCTCTATCGCGTCGTGCAGACTCTTCGAAAGCATGATCTTGTTGTTCTCTCATCATCCTTTCACTCCTCCTAACCTCCTcttgtctttctttctccctcTCTGCTACAGCCCGAGAAGATCTGACACGTTCCAAGTAAGGTGATACGCGGGGGAGTAAGGTTTCTGTGAGGTGTGTGCAGAGCGCTTCGGGAGTTGTGGAGGATAGACCTTGGTGTCTAGATAGAATGGATAGTGTGGATTGTGTTATGGGATCCGAAGTTGAGGAGGAGTTGGAGTTGAGGTGGGGGCGGGTGCTACGGGAGGGTTGGAGACCGACGAACGCTACGTACGGGTACGTTGTCACGCTTAGCTTGAGAGAGGCTGTGAATGCGGGAGTGTCACGGACGTCACCGCCCCAAGTGTGGACGTTGTTGGTGGTGAGGAGGTTGACGAACGTTGGGTCTGTGAGGGTTGTTCTGGATAGCGAAAGAATGTTTTTTGTAATTAGGATGGGTGACGTaagggaagagaaggaaaaaaaaacgaacctCTTGAATTCCGCAATATCATCGTGTTCTTCGCTAACGAGGATAACACATCCAATCCTTGCTTCCCGAGTACACGTCTCTAAGAATTCATCGTACGTGCCCAGAGCAAAGTCTGGTAAGTACTTTCTCCCATTTCCTAGGTCTGTTCCTGCACCCGAACTGGCACCACCGCCCGTTCGAGTAGTCAACGTGGAAGGCCCAGGTTCGCCTTCTACAAGCTCCATTGCAGACGAAAGACCGACTCTGGATGCCTTTCCGATACATATCGCGCCGGTTTCTTCTTCCAATTCTCGAATCCACCTTTCAGGACCTCTGTTGGAACGTCCACCGCCCCCACCAAGGCCACCTCCACGTCCTCGGTAGAagttgagagagagaaaTGGGATGTAAGGGATTGGTATTCGAAGGATGGATAGGACGAGTTTGATGAGAGAGGAGAGGATTCGGAAGGGGTAGGAAAGGATTCCGAAGAGGGTTGGGGAGTTTGGAGGGTATCTTCCGCTGCCGGTTGTGGGCTGAAGGGTAGCGATAAATGAGAGGGTTTTGGAGTGAAAAAAGAGGTCCTGAACTTACTCTTCCTGTTCCACCGAGAAGGTAACCTTGTTCAGAGTCATCTATATGGTCAAATGGTTGGATATGAGTGGTAGCTGTTTGTTGCTGgcgaggtggtggtggtgggtttGTTGTTCCAAAAACGAGTTCTGCGGCTTTctaaaagaagaaagaataaAAATATGGATCAAAAAAGATGTAGAAAGAAAACATACTTGGACATCCCAATCTACAGACTGCAGCACGCTAACCGCGACTTCATCGTCTCCTCCGTTTGTCATATCTCGAAAGCGAGTCAGAGCTACCAGCTGATCGTCGGTGAGGTCGTCCATAGCGCAGAGTTTTGggacagaaaaaaaaaagaatcaggaggatgggagaaggaagggaacGTTAGGCGCAACGCGTCAGTCAGCGTCACCGCCATGCCGTGGCCTAACCCGGGTTGAGCACGGAAAAAAAATGGTTCAATCCAGGATCGAACTGGAGACCTTCTGTGTACTCTACACACTTGTAAGCTATGTATGTAAGACAGAAATCATAACCACTAGACCATTGAACCGATACTAGAATGCATGGTTATTCATATATATACCGCTTATTTTAGCAATGTCGGGACCCGCCGGATATCGCACACGCACGGACCGCGGGTTTCGTCACGACACGACTCCcgcttttttttcttccctccctcgacgacgacgacgatgttCCGACCATCATTTCGCCCATCCGTTCTCAAACGCTCCATTCGTTTcaactcttcctcttcaaaacGTCCCATCGAAGGAGCCCAAAAGAAAGCTCAGGAAGCTCTTGCTAGCACACAACAAGCCGCAGGAAAAGCGTTCAATACTGCCAAGCAGGCGCTGGGTCCTGTTGGAGAGAGGCTTGGGGGATTACTTGGATGTGATTAACCTTTTACTTCTTCATTTTTTGGAACTTTGTACGTGTAATGTTGGACGGCGCGTGCTTGCGTAGTCAACGGTGCAAAGCACCTCGACTGAGACTTGCTGGACTGCCTAGTCTTTCCTTGCCTttccttcgtcttcctccaTTTCATCTCCTCTTCTCGCTTCTCCCCCTCAATCTCATATTACTAACCCTACCCATCCCAGCCTACAAACAACCTGTGTTCTACAATCTCGCCGTAGCCCGCGAACTCGTCAAACACGTCTACCGCGCTGAAAGCCTCTCTCCTCCAACTTCCATAGATACCGTTCGCTCAGCATACCAAACTCTTTGGTCCCGTGCTAGTAGTCGAGAATATTGGGTGAATGCTATTCGGTCTGGGGAGATTGCTAGGATTGGAGTGTATGCTGTTGAAGCGTATGGGCTGTACAAGGTGTgtgtttcttctttttcgtgTCCATCCCAACATGTTGTTCCCTTCTTTCCGCTAACACACCGTTTCGCTTTTCCGTTTTTCAGATTGGAGAAATTATAGGAAGGAGAAGTCTTGTCGGTTACAACCTGCATTAGAAGATACTTTTCTCTTAATTCAACCGTTTTTCCCTCTATCGGCGCTTTTATCGGTACCTCTTCTGTTCGTCAGCCAGTGCCACTGTATGCGTTGACCGTATACCTCATTAATGTCACGTGACGTTCTACTTTGGTAAAGCCGTCGAACGATTTGTGAACGATGGGGATGCGGCGAGCGCCGAGGCTCATTGCAAGGAAGTACTAAGGCCCCGTGCGCAAAATTTTCGACCTCCAGAGTCCAGAGGTTACGGTACGTCCTACTCGGGCAAGCGTTCCATCCAGTCCATCCAGTCCGGTCCGTCCCTTGGTACCACGGTCCACGGCTGTCACTCCGAAGCCTGACCTGACCTCATAGCCAGTTTCCCTTGTGGTAGCTCTTCTTAGAATCGTGGTGTGAGAAGAACGATGCCTGATTTGACTTCATGGTTCGGGTACGGGTACTCACACGAGGGGTAATTGGCACTCGAGGACAAAGCAAAGAAGGTTCTCAAGCTGTGGATACATAAACTGCAAACGTCATTGTCGATTTCCGTCACCCATACCTTTCAATCATGTCTTTCAAACTCGATCTCGATACCCCATCTTATAAGGGGACTGTCTCAGTCAACACTGGGCTATTCATTGGCGGAAAGTGGGTTGATCCTGTCGAAGGGGGCACCATCGAGTACGTTCTGCTTAACTCTCGGTTTCTCATTCCTATTACTCATCTTTGTTCTAGTGTTGTCAATCCCGGTTTGTGTGGATAAACTCGTGGTCTGTGAATTGTCCTAACCTATCGCAATGTCCCACAGCTACTGGGAAAAGACTCGTTGCCGTCTCAGCTGGCACGGCCAAGGACGTGGATATCGCAGTAGATGTTGCAAGGAAAGCTTACCAAGAATCTTGGGGCTTGAAAGTCCCAGGTGTGGAGCGCGGAAAGATGCTTTACAAGCTTGCCGATCTCATTGAAGCCAAAATTGACGAGTTCGGGGCCCTCGAAACTTTGGATGTCGGTCAGTTTCGGTTTTACGTCCCATCTTTACGTGTTCCTGTGCTTATTTTTGGCAAGGAAGACCTTTCTATATGTCCAAGAACATGGACGTTGCGTTTGCAATTGCCGGCTTGAGGTACTTTGCTGGTCAGGCTGATAAAATCAAAGGAGAGACAATAGAGGTATGCGTCACAGGCCAGTGGTGCAAGCGCATATTATTTGTCCCGTCTTCTCACGTTCTCGACCTTAACATAGTCATCGGAACAAAAGTTTACCTACACTAGGCGCGAACCGTACGGCATCGTGGTAAGCTATCTTATTTCCCTGCTGTCGCCTTGTACATGTAACGACTTCTCGTCTATATTCATAGGGAGGAATAATTCCATGGAATGGTCCCTTGGTTCATACGCTTTTCCCTCCTCAAACTTGACTTTTAGTCTTGATTATTCATTTAGCTCTCGTGCATATTCAAAATGGGACCGGCTGTTGCTGCGGGAAACGTCATCGTTATAAAGGTAAATTTGATCTCGAACTCCGATGACATTGATACCGAGCTTCTCAACCTTTTTTTTAGCCATCTGAATTCACACCGTT is a window from the Marasmius oreades isolate 03SP1 chromosome 6, whole genome shotgun sequence genome containing:
- a CDS encoding uncharacterized protein (BUSCO:EOG09262E4T); protein product: MDDLTDDQLVALTRFRDMTNGGDDEVAVSVLQSVDWDVQKAAELVFGTTNPPPPPRQQQTATTHIQPFDHIDDSEQGYLLGGTGRPTTGSGRYPPNSPTLFGILSYPFRILSSLIKLVLSILRIPIPYIPFLSLNFYRGRGGGLGGGGGRSNRGPERWIRELEEETGAICIGKASRVGLSSAMELVEGEPGPSTLTTRTGGGASSGAGTDLGNGRKYLPDFALGTYDEFLETCTREARIGCVILVSEEHDDIAEFKRTTLTDPTFVNLLTTNNVHTWGGDVRDTPAFTASLKLSVTTYPYVAFVGLQPSRSTRPHLNSNSSSTSDPITQSTLSILSRHQGLSSTTPEALCTHLTETLLPRVSPYLERVRSSRAVAEREKERQEEVRRSERMMREQQDHAFEESARRDRERILKKIQEDEEKKRVEEREKREKEEEERKKQVERESAERRVRERARRREWLGDRFFPSSEEGEGDVRVAIRMPDGKRVVKRFRGDADTLSSVYAFVDVQLFDPRSYEGSSSSFSAFPSSTNVHEAIQTLMQNLESTTEDPATWWGFRLVSAYPRKEIPWVPGKPVYVRDIPEFSGRGGGQVVVELINSGDSGSPRSSTDRKGKGKVEGGDDGSDGYDTESDE